One genomic window of Meleagris gallopavo isolate NT-WF06-2002-E0010 breed Aviagen turkey brand Nicholas breeding stock chromosome 22, Turkey_5.1, whole genome shotgun sequence includes the following:
- the ADNP gene encoding LOW QUALITY PROTEIN: activity-dependent neuroprotector homeobox protein (The sequence of the model RefSeq protein was modified relative to this genomic sequence to represent the inferred CDS: deleted 2 bases in 1 codon): MEYCMLGTSAFHKVQQQLMMPRKAFLSQKEKQARARERDMLKKRRRRQDYLKRSVDPQKNAETIKWHRDDEKRRENEQVKDKDIKKRWRQDERERRKNVDAMNWRREDEKRENERETMFQLPVNNLGSLRKARKTVKKILSDIGLEYCKEHIEDFKQFEPNDFYLKNTTWEDVGLWDPSLTKNQDYRTKPFCCSACPFSSKFFSAYKSHFRNVHSEDFENRILLNCPYCTFNADKKTLETHIKIFHAPNANTPSGGISTFKDKNKHDSLKPKQADSVEQAVYYCKKCTYRDPLYEIVRKHIYREHFQHVAAPYVAKGGEKSLNGAVPLSSSTREEGSIHCKRCLFMPKSYEALVQHVIEDHERIGYQVTAMIGHTNVVVPRSKPLMLIAPKPQDKKPMGLPQRMGPLSPGSVRSLSSQQMMNRLTIPKPTLNSAGVNMMSNVHLQQNNYGVKSVPPSYVGQPGGRLSLSGNAPVSIPQQSQTMKQFSSGNGRPYTLGEQRSQASARYSLQSANSTSLSSAQLKQTSLSQSQAASRVLGQSGSKSPVAATGPSSVNTSSTQKWKICTICNELFPENVYSVHFEKEHKAEKVPAVANYIMKIHNFTSKCLYCNRYLPTDTLLNHMLIHGLSCPYCRSTFNDVEKMAAHMRMVHVDEEMGPKTDSTLTFDLTLQQGSLTNIHLLVTTYNLRDAPAESVAYHAQNTPPVPPKPQPKIQEKSDAPVKSSPQAAVPYKKDVGKTLCPLCFSILKGPISDALAHHLRERHQVIQTVHPVEKKLTYKALHCLGVYTSNMTASTITLHLVHCRGVGKTQNGQDKGTSSSRLSQSAGVAPVKRTYEHMEFSLMKRRKMDDDDSPSAFEEKPEEPVVLALDPKGHEDDSYEARKTFLTKYFNKQPYPTRREIEKLAASLWLWKSDIASHFSNKRKKCVRDCEKYKPGVLLGFNMKELNKVKHEMDFDAEWLFENHDEKNSRVNVSKTVDKKINIEKDNESSSDSYENTEEEYNESSSPFGPHISDIGEKASPDSIAENPEDGISKEIIEENTLPSPEKSDQKQEESSKYEEIISAEEQTKLVGDVSDSEGDQDDQDDAVEWKDGASQSESGPGSQQVSDFEDNASEVKPEVWTDESSQSEDAGSSKPTAETKGGGSESDEEQSKWKNRSYGKVEEFWAKDQSQWKNTSEIEESLSNQQMEWQNSTIDSEDGDQFDSVTDGVAEPMHSSLSGVELSSQQA, encoded by the exons AAACTATGTTCCAACTTCCTGTCAACAACCTTGGCAGTTTAAGAAAGGCCCggaaaactgtgaaaaaaatacttagTGACATTGGTTTGGAATACTGTAAAGAACATATAGAA GATTTTAAACAGTTTGAACCTAATgacttttatttgaaaaacactACATGGGAAGATGTAGGACTGTGGGACCCATCGCTTACGAAAAATCAG GACTATCGGACAAAGCCCTTTTGCTGCAGTGCATGTCCATTTTCCTCGAAGTTCTTTTCAGCATACAAAAGCCACTTCCGGAATGTCCATAGCGAAGACTTTGAAAATCGGATTCTCCTTAATTGTCCATACTGTACTTTCAATGCGGACAAAAAGACTTTGGAAACgcacattaaaatatttcatgctcCAAATGCCAATACACCAAGTGGAGGCATCAGCacttttaaagataaaaacaagcATGATAGCCTTAAACCTAAGCAGGCTGACAGTGTAGAACAAGCTGTTTATTACTGTAAGAAGTGCACTTACCGAGATCCGCTGTATGAAATTGTTAGAAAGCACATTTACAGGGAACATTTTCAGCACGTAGCTGCTCCTTACGTAGCAAAGGGAGGTGAAAAGTCACTCAATGGTGCAGTTCCATTAAGTTCCAGTACCCGGGAAGAGGGTAGTATTCATTGCAAACGCTGCCTTTTTATGCCGAAATCATATGAAGCTTTAGTACAGCACGTTATCGAAGACCATGAACGTATAGGGTATCAGGTAACAGCGATGATAGGTCACACTAATGTAGTGGTTCCAAGATCTAAACCTTTGATGCTAATAGCTCCAAAACCACAGGACAAAAAGCCTATGGGACTTCCTCAGAGGATGGGTCCCCTTTCCCCTGGGAGCGTTCGATCTCTTTCATCACAACAGATGATGAACAGACTCACTATACCAAAGCCTACATTAAATTCTGCAGGAGTGAACATGATGTCAAATGTTCACTTACAGCAAAACAATTATGGAGTCAAATCAGTACCACCAAGTTACGTTGGTCAGCCAGGGGGAAGGCTGAGCTTAAGTGGTAATGCGCCAGTTTCTATTCCACAGCAATCTCAAACAATGAAACAGTTTTCAAGTGGAAATGGAAGGCCCTATACTCTTGGGGAACAGAGATCTCAGGCCTCAGCAAGATACTCTCTTCAGTCTGCCAATTCAACTTCTTTGTCATCAGCTCAGTTGAAACAAACGTCGTTATCTCAGTCACAGGCAGCTTCAAGAGTATTAGGTCAGTCTGGCTCAAAGTCTCCTGTAGCTGCTACAGGTCCTTCTTCTGTCAATACATCATCCACACAAAAGTGGAAAATCTGTACAATCTGTAATGAGCTGTTTCCTGAAAATGTGTATAGCGTTCActttgaaaaggagcacaaggCTGAAAAGGTGCCTGCAGTAGCTAACTATATAATGAAAATACACAATTTCACTAGCAAATGTTTATACTGTAATCGCTATTTACCCACTGATACGTTGCTTAATCATATGTTAATACATGGTTTGTCTTGTCCGTATTGCCGTTCAACCTTCAATGATGTTGAAAAGATGGCTGCTCATATGCGAATGGTTCATGTTGATGAAGAAATGGGACCTAAAACTGATTCCACTCTAACGTTTGATTTGACGCTGCAGCAGGGTAGTCTCACAAATATACATCTTCTGGTAACGACCTACAACCTGAGGGATGCTCCTGCTGAATCTGTAGCTTATCATGCTCAGAATACACCTCCAGTTCCTCCAAAACCACAGCCGAAAATCCAGGAGAAGTCTGACGCACCTGTGAAAAGTTCTCCACAAGCAGCAGTTCcctacaagaaagatgtggggAAAACCCTCTGTCCTCTGTGCTTTTCAATCCTAAAAGGACCCATCTCTGATGCACTTGCACATCATCTACGGGAGAGGCATCAAGTTATTCAGACGGTTCATCCAGTTGAGAAAAAACTAACCTACAAG GCACTTCACTGCCTTGGCGTGTATACCAGTAACATGACTGCCTCAACTATCACGTTGCAccttgttcactgcagaggtgtTGGGAAGACTCAGAATGGCCAGGACAAAGGTACTTCGTCATCTCGGCTAAGTCAGTCTGCAGGTGTAGCACCTGTAAAACGTACTTACGAACACATGGAATTCTCTCtgatgaagagaaggaaaatggatGATGATGACTCCCCCTCTGCCTTTGAGGAGAAGCCTGAAGAACCGGTAGTTCTAGCATTGGACCCCAAGGGTCATGAAGATGATTCCTATGAAGCCAGGAAGACATTTCTcacaaagtattttaataaGCAACCATATCCAACTAGGAGAGAGATTGAAAAGCTGGCTGCCAGTTTGTGGCTATGGAAATCTGATATTGCATCTCACTTcagcaacaaaaggaaaaaatgtgttaGAGATTGTGAAAAATACAAACCTGGTGTGCTGCTTGGTTTCAATATGAAAGAATTAAACAAAGTTAAACATGAAATGGATTTTGATGCTGAATGGCTGTTTGAAAACCACGATGAAAAGAATTCCAGAGTTAATGTTAGTAAGACTgttgataaaaaaataaacatagaaAAAGACAATGAAAGTTCATCAGACAGCTATGAAAATACGGAAGAGGAATACAATGAAAGCAGTAGTCCATTTGGTCCACATATTTCTGACATTGGTGAGAAAGCTTCTCCTGATAGCATAGCAGAGAACCCAGAGGATGGCATATCCAAGGAAATCATTGAAGAAAATACCTTACCATCTCCAGAAAAGTCTGAtcaaaaacaagaagaaagctcTAAATATGAGGAGATTATTTCTGCCGAAGAGCAGACCAAACTGGTTGGTGATGTTTCAGATAGTGAAGGTGATCAGGATGATCAGGATGATGCTGTTGAATGGAAAGATGGAGCTTCGCAGTCTGAAAGCGGGCCTGGTTCTCAGCAAGTTTCTGATTTTGAAGATAACGCATCAGAAGTAAAACCAGAAGTGTGGACAGATGAATCCTCACAAAGCGAAGATGCTGGTAGCAGTAAACCGACTGCAGAGACAAAAGGAGGTGGGTCCGAGAGTGATGAAGAGCAGTCAAAGTGGAAGAATCGTTCCTATGGAAAAGTAGAAGAGTTCTGGGCCAAGGACCAGTCGCAATGGAAAAATACATCAGAGATTGAGGAGAGCTTGTCAAATCAGCAGATGGAATGGCAGAATAGCACAATTGACAGTGAGGATGGAGATCAGTTTGACAGTGTGACTGATGGGGTAGCAGAACCAATGCACAGCAGCTTATCCGGTGTGGAGCTGAGCAGTCAGCAAGCATAA